In the genome of Myxococcus stipitatus, one region contains:
- a CDS encoding AI-2E family transporter, translated as MASEQTARRVFTGLILLSILLLAVVIQPFAKAFFLAAVLAGALYGVHSWLSRKLRGRKNVSAGLVCTAVILALLIPVGGFTAFIVAEVSSGAQFVTRTVQQEGVEGLVQKLPEPVRKGVESLVKRLPVEEVDLDQRIQQQVSSQSASAARAVTGAVAATGSIAFQTVMMLIALFFFLTDGKELVEWLESVSPLRPGETLEIMREFRSVSGAVLLSSLATAGVQALAALIGFLIARVPAPLFFAGVTFFLALIPAVGAAVVVLVAAALMFFSGHPWAALFLAIWGTVVVGLVDNIVKPLLAKRGMHQHGAIVFFSLLGGLAAFGTVGLLLGPLIVAFFLALVRIHERDYGRNHPAPDSPSTPGPQARREPDGQGLATRGTSPGPSTAPERH; from the coding sequence ATGGCATCAGAGCAGACCGCCCGGCGTGTGTTCACCGGCCTCATCCTGCTGTCCATCCTGCTCCTGGCCGTCGTCATCCAGCCCTTCGCCAAGGCCTTCTTCCTGGCGGCGGTGCTGGCGGGGGCGCTCTACGGCGTGCACAGCTGGCTCAGCCGCAAGCTGCGCGGGCGCAAGAATGTCTCCGCGGGACTGGTGTGCACGGCGGTCATCCTCGCGCTGCTCATCCCGGTGGGAGGCTTCACCGCCTTCATCGTCGCCGAGGTGTCCTCTGGCGCGCAGTTCGTCACCCGGACGGTGCAGCAGGAGGGCGTGGAGGGACTGGTGCAGAAGCTGCCGGAGCCCGTGCGAAAGGGCGTGGAGAGCCTGGTGAAGCGCCTGCCCGTGGAGGAGGTGGACCTGGACCAGCGAATCCAGCAGCAGGTGAGCAGCCAGAGCGCGTCGGCGGCGCGCGCGGTGACGGGGGCGGTGGCGGCGACGGGCTCCATCGCCTTCCAGACGGTGATGATGCTCATCGCCCTCTTCTTCTTCCTCACGGACGGGAAGGAACTGGTGGAGTGGCTGGAGAGCGTGTCCCCGCTGCGGCCCGGCGAGACGCTGGAGATCATGCGCGAGTTCCGCAGCGTGTCCGGCGCCGTGCTGCTCTCCTCCCTGGCCACCGCGGGGGTGCAGGCCCTGGCCGCGCTCATCGGCTTCCTCATTGCCCGGGTGCCCGCGCCGCTGTTCTTCGCGGGCGTCACCTTCTTCCTCGCGCTCATCCCCGCCGTCGGCGCCGCCGTCGTCGTGCTGGTGGCCGCGGCGTTGATGTTCTTCAGCGGACACCCCTGGGCCGCGCTCTTCCTGGCCATCTGGGGCACGGTGGTGGTGGGCCTGGTGGACAACATCGTCAAGCCGCTGCTCGCCAAGCGCGGCATGCACCAGCACGGGGCCATCGTCTTCTTCTCGCTGCTCGGAGGTCTCGCGGCGTTCGGCACGGTGGGCCTGCTGCTGGGCCCGCTCATCGTCGCCTTCTTCCTGGCCCTGGTGCGCATCCACGAGCGCGACTACGGCCGCAACCACCCGGCCCCCGACAGCCCCTCCACGCCCGGCCCTCAGGCGCGCCGTGAGCCGGACGGCCAGGGGCTCGCCACGAGAGGCACGAGCCCCGGCCCGTCGACCGCCCCCGAGCGTCACTGA
- a CDS encoding lamin tail domain-containing protein has protein sequence MLSSWRHWLVVFFLGLAACGEGVEPQGAEALSERQDSLASVRLRLMAANITSGNGQDYSLGHGTRIFQGTDPDVVMIQEFNYGSNSATDIRAFVDTAFGPQFEYYREGGAQIPNGIISRYPIIASGEWDDAQVSNRDFAWARIDIPGPKDLWAVSVHLLTTSASVRNTESAALVSFIQSNVPAGDYLVIGGDLNTDSRSEASFSTLSRVVTTAAPYPADKNGNTNTNASRAKPYDHVLVDTDLRQVQTSVVIGGSTFSGGLVVDTRVYTPIAEIAPALTSDSAAASMQHMAIIKDFLIPSDTVVSTVTVTSPNGGESWTAGSARSITWTSANVTNVKVEYTLDGSTWTVLSASTPASAGSLAWTLPSSQSTQARVRVTDTASASVTDTSDGAFAITSTGGGTGGLIINEVLVNELGSDVSGEFVELVNTGSAAVSVGGWTVWDSGTMRHTFPAGTTVPAGGVVVVFGAAAGIPAGTPGAVACSTGTLSLTNGGDTVSVRNASGTIVDSVTLPSTLTGTDGVSANRSPDVGTSSTFVLHTTLSTQGTSPGRRANGSPF, from the coding sequence ATGCTGTCGTCATGGCGTCACTGGCTGGTGGTGTTCTTCCTGGGGCTCGCCGCGTGTGGCGAGGGTGTGGAGCCCCAGGGGGCGGAGGCGCTGAGCGAGCGGCAGGACTCGCTCGCCTCCGTGCGTCTGCGTTTGATGGCGGCCAACATCACCAGCGGCAATGGTCAGGACTACAGCCTGGGACACGGTACCCGCATCTTCCAGGGGACGGACCCGGACGTGGTGATGATTCAGGAGTTCAACTACGGCTCGAACTCCGCCACGGACATCCGTGCCTTCGTGGACACGGCGTTCGGCCCGCAGTTCGAGTACTACCGGGAGGGGGGAGCGCAGATTCCCAACGGCATCATCAGCCGCTATCCCATCATCGCCTCGGGCGAGTGGGATGACGCGCAGGTGTCGAACCGCGACTTCGCGTGGGCGCGCATCGACATCCCCGGGCCCAAGGACCTGTGGGCGGTGAGCGTGCACCTGCTGACGACCAGCGCCAGCGTGCGCAACACGGAGTCCGCGGCCCTGGTGTCGTTCATCCAGAGCAACGTCCCGGCTGGCGACTACCTGGTCATCGGCGGCGACCTCAACACCGACAGCCGCTCCGAGGCGAGCTTCTCCACCCTGTCGCGGGTGGTGACCACCGCCGCCCCGTACCCGGCCGACAAGAATGGCAACACCAACACCAACGCCAGCCGCGCCAAGCCGTATGACCACGTGCTGGTGGACACGGACCTGCGCCAGGTCCAGACGTCGGTGGTCATCGGCGGCAGCACGTTCTCCGGTGGGCTGGTGGTGGACACGCGCGTGTACACGCCCATCGCCGAGATTGCCCCCGCGCTCACCTCGGACAGCGCGGCCGCCAGCATGCAGCACATGGCCATCATCAAGGACTTCCTCATTCCCAGTGACACGGTCGTGTCCACCGTGACGGTGACGTCGCCCAACGGCGGCGAGAGCTGGACGGCGGGCAGCGCGCGCTCCATCACCTGGACGTCGGCGAACGTGACGAACGTGAAGGTGGAGTACACGCTGGATGGCAGCACGTGGACGGTGCTGTCGGCGAGCACGCCGGCCTCGGCGGGCAGCCTCGCGTGGACGCTGCCGTCCTCGCAGAGCACGCAGGCCCGGGTGCGCGTGACGGACACGGCCTCCGCCAGCGTCACCGACACCAGCGACGGCGCCTTCGCCATCACCTCGACGGGGGGCGGCACCGGCGGCCTCATCATCAACGAGGTGCTGGTGAACGAGCTGGGCTCGGACGTCTCGGGTGAGTTCGTGGAGCTGGTGAACACCGGCTCCGCGGCGGTGAGCGTGGGCGGCTGGACGGTGTGGGACTCCGGGACGATGCGCCACACCTTCCCCGCGGGCACCACGGTGCCCGCCGGGGGCGTGGTGGTGGTGTTCGGCGCGGCGGCGGGGATTCCCGCGGGCACGCCGGGCGCGGTGGCCTGCTCGACGGGCACGCTGAGCCTGACGAACGGCGGCGACACCGTGTCGGTGCGCAACGCGTCCGGCACCATCGTGGACTCCGTCACGCTGCCGTCGACGCTGACGGGCACCGATGGCGTCTCCGCGAACCGCAGCCCGGACGTGGGCACGAGCAGCACCTTCGTGCTCCACACCACCCTGTCCACGCAGGGGACCTCGCCGGGCCGCCGCGCCAACGGCTCGCCGTTCTGA
- a CDS encoding aminodeoxychorismate/anthranilate synthase component II — MILLIDNFDSFTFNLVQALGAQGARLKVVRNDALTVADIEALQPERIVISPGPGTPDDAGISLEVIRAFGGRVPLLGVCLGHQCLGQVFGAKVVRAPVPVHGKTADVRHAGQGVFRELPDPFTAARYHSLVVDRESLPDCLEVTAWHEGLIMGMRHRELPGLEGVQFHPESFLTTHGPRLLANFLAA; from the coding sequence ATGATTCTCCTCATCGACAACTTCGACTCGTTCACCTTCAACCTCGTCCAGGCGCTCGGGGCGCAGGGGGCGCGCTTGAAGGTGGTGCGCAATGACGCCCTCACCGTGGCGGACATCGAAGCGCTCCAGCCCGAGCGCATCGTCATCTCCCCGGGCCCAGGGACACCCGATGACGCGGGCATCTCGCTGGAGGTCATCCGAGCCTTCGGCGGTCGTGTGCCATTGCTCGGCGTGTGTCTGGGACACCAGTGCCTCGGGCAGGTCTTCGGCGCGAAGGTCGTGCGGGCACCCGTGCCGGTGCATGGGAAGACGGCGGACGTGCGCCACGCGGGGCAAGGCGTCTTCCGCGAGCTGCCAGACCCGTTCACCGCCGCGCGCTATCACTCGCTGGTCGTGGACCGGGAGAGCCTTCCGGACTGCCTGGAAGTGACGGCGTGGCATGAGGGGCTCATCATGGGCATGCGCCACCGGGAGCTGCCGGGACTGGAAGGTGTCCAGTTCCATCCCGAGTCCTTCCTCACCACCCACGGCCCTCGACTCCTCGCCAACTTCCTCGCGGCTTGA
- a CDS encoding DoxX family protein, with product MPPLESTQFTAWLLQALCAAFLAILFLQSGVDKVVDWKGNLGWLTGHFAKSPLRGVVPLMLGVITLMELASGALSAAGLVSLVASGGATLAFWGAVASALSLVCLFFGQRMAKDYAGAGGLVPYFLLSLAAIYVTRMS from the coding sequence ATGCCGCCTCTTGAATCGACTCAGTTCACCGCGTGGCTGCTCCAGGCGCTCTGCGCCGCCTTCCTCGCCATCCTCTTCCTCCAGTCCGGTGTGGACAAGGTGGTGGACTGGAAGGGCAACCTGGGCTGGCTCACGGGCCACTTCGCCAAGAGCCCCCTGAGGGGCGTGGTGCCGCTCATGCTCGGGGTCATCACCCTGATGGAGCTGGCCTCGGGCGCGCTCAGCGCCGCAGGCCTCGTGTCGCTCGTCGCCTCCGGCGGCGCGACCCTGGCCTTCTGGGGGGCGGTTGCGTCCGCCCTCTCGCTGGTGTGTCTCTTCTTCGGCCAGCGCATGGCCAAGGACTACGCGGGCGCGGGCGGGCTGGTGCCGTACTTCCTGCTGTCGCTCGCGGCCATCTACGTCACGCGCATGTCCTGA
- a CDS encoding threonine/serine ThrE exporter family protein gives MAVPPEIAESLQRHPPPSGPSVAFALRLAEALHRYGTPAHRLEDLMKRVSGRLGLEGRFFSTPTSLFASFGPPEALRTSLIRVEPGDMDLERLTLLDVLADDVIHARLSPAEGALRVEAILARPPRFGPVLQVLCWALAGGAGARLFGGGLKEMAVATVSSLLIGILSEVTQRQPSSARVLEPVAAILSSSLAVLAASFLGTMSIQVATLAGLIVLLPGLTLTVALNELATRHLISGTSRLTGAAVVFLQLGFGVALGSRLAEVLPPPPVVPPPLPLPTWTQALSLAVAGVAIGVLFRARPRDWGWIAAAGTFAFLGARVSSGLLGPQLGAFVGAVLLGIGGNTLARLRNKPSVTIVVPGLMLLVPGSVGFRSLSSLLERDVVAGVDTAFNMLMVAVALVAGLLSANALVPPRKVL, from the coding sequence GTGGCTGTTCCCCCTGAAATCGCCGAATCCCTCCAGCGCCACCCGCCGCCCTCGGGCCCCTCCGTCGCTTTCGCGCTGCGCCTGGCCGAAGCCCTGCACCGCTACGGAACCCCCGCGCACCGCCTGGAGGACCTGATGAAGCGCGTGTCGGGCCGGCTGGGCCTCGAGGGGAGATTCTTCTCCACCCCCACCTCCCTCTTCGCGTCCTTCGGCCCTCCGGAGGCGCTGCGCACCAGCCTCATCCGCGTGGAGCCCGGGGACATGGACCTGGAGCGGCTGACGCTGCTGGACGTGCTCGCCGATGACGTCATCCACGCCCGCCTGTCGCCCGCGGAGGGCGCGCTGCGCGTGGAGGCCATCCTCGCCCGGCCGCCGCGCTTCGGGCCGGTGCTTCAAGTCCTCTGCTGGGCCCTGGCCGGAGGAGCCGGCGCCCGTCTCTTCGGCGGTGGGCTGAAGGAGATGGCGGTCGCCACGGTGAGCAGCCTGCTCATCGGCATCCTGAGCGAGGTGACGCAGCGGCAGCCGTCCTCCGCGCGCGTGCTGGAGCCCGTCGCCGCCATCCTCTCCTCGTCGCTCGCCGTCCTCGCCGCGAGCTTCCTGGGCACGATGTCGATTCAGGTCGCCACGCTGGCGGGCCTCATCGTCCTGTTGCCCGGCCTCACGCTGACGGTGGCCCTCAACGAGCTGGCGACGCGCCACCTCATCTCCGGGACCTCGCGCCTCACCGGCGCCGCCGTCGTCTTCCTGCAACTGGGTTTCGGAGTGGCGCTCGGCAGCCGGCTCGCGGAAGTGCTGCCGCCGCCGCCCGTCGTCCCGCCGCCCCTGCCGCTCCCCACCTGGACCCAGGCGCTGTCCCTGGCGGTGGCGGGCGTGGCCATCGGCGTGCTGTTCCGCGCGCGGCCTCGCGACTGGGGCTGGATTGCCGCGGCGGGAACCTTCGCGTTCCTCGGGGCCCGGGTGAGCTCGGGGCTGTTGGGTCCGCAGCTCGGCGCCTTCGTGGGCGCGGTCCTGCTGGGCATCGGCGGCAACACGCTGGCGCGGCTGCGCAACAAGCCCTCCGTCACCATCGTCGTGCCGGGACTGATGCTGCTGGTGCCCGGCAGCGTGGGCTTCCGCAGCCTGTCCTCGCTGCTGGAGCGGGACGTGGTGGCCGGCGTGGACACGGCCTTCAACATGCTGATGGTGGCCGTGGCGCTGGTGGCCGGACTCCTGTCCGCCAACGCCCTGGTCCCCCCGCGCAAGGTGCTCTGA
- a CDS encoding YqaA family protein, with protein MPDAAILTAWGLPGLFLVAMLAGSVVPIPSEALLAALIYGGAPPVLATSVATVGNVVGALSLYLLGKWVSRGGGGALGRWYARRRASEGPRMERVEARLRTWGAPALLMSWLPIIGDAFVIAGGVVGVRPLPFVVFVTAGKGLRYLFVALSTAASL; from the coding sequence ATGCCCGACGCCGCCATCCTCACCGCCTGGGGTCTTCCGGGACTCTTTCTCGTCGCGATGCTCGCGGGCTCGGTGGTGCCCATTCCGTCGGAGGCGCTGCTGGCGGCGCTCATCTATGGAGGCGCGCCGCCGGTGCTGGCCACGAGCGTGGCGACGGTGGGCAACGTGGTGGGAGCGCTGTCTCTCTACCTGTTGGGGAAGTGGGTGTCGCGGGGCGGGGGAGGCGCGCTGGGCCGGTGGTACGCGCGCCGCCGCGCCAGCGAGGGGCCTCGGATGGAGCGCGTGGAGGCGCGCCTTCGCACCTGGGGCGCCCCCGCGCTCTTGATGTCGTGGCTGCCCATCATCGGGGACGCGTTCGTCATCGCCGGAGGCGTGGTGGGGGTGCGTCCGCTGCCCTTCGTCGTGTTCGTCACAGCGGGCAAGGGATTGCGTTATCTGTTCGTCGCTCTCTCCACCGCCGCGTCGCTGTAG
- a CDS encoding anthranilate synthase component I family protein, with the protein MSTRPLPPPLDRERFDALVAQGYNQVPVYRRLEPGALRPVDLLRALPPGHRFLLESTRVSAEGRYSFVGAEPFLRFSAKNAQCFVDDLLQPGTPLETLRELLREWRGVSQPGLPLFLGGAVGFFAYEARHYFESLPRHPRDDLKLPDIALSFVDTFLAVDHLEGHLLAIATGADWAMCQQRLDALEAHVRQAIATPLPAPPDPGTPLAEARSNFTQPDYLDAVERVREYIRAGDTYQVNLSQRLEVDFPGESLALYETLSATNPVHFASYLEGDGFQVVSASPERLVRVEQGRAITRPIAGTRRRGTAEEEARFVHELRTSEKERAEHAMLVDLERNDLGRVCAYGTVEVAKLMEIVEYAHVLHIESEVTGQLAPGVEPLDVVGALFPGGTITGVPKIRTMQLITELEPQTRGLYTGSLGYLSFTGDLDLNIVIRTLLVKDGRAYAQVGGGIVHDSQARQEYKETLNKARSQLLALSASRGAR; encoded by the coding sequence ATGAGCACCCGGCCGCTTCCTCCTCCGTTGGACCGCGAGCGCTTCGATGCGCTCGTGGCCCAGGGCTACAACCAGGTCCCCGTGTATCGACGGCTCGAGCCTGGAGCCCTCCGGCCCGTGGACCTGCTGCGAGCCCTGCCGCCCGGGCACCGGTTCCTGCTGGAGAGCACGCGCGTGAGCGCGGAGGGGCGCTACTCGTTCGTCGGCGCCGAGCCCTTCCTTCGCTTCTCCGCGAAGAACGCGCAGTGCTTCGTCGATGACCTGCTCCAGCCAGGCACCCCGCTGGAGACGCTCCGCGAGCTGCTCAGGGAGTGGCGCGGCGTCAGCCAGCCCGGACTCCCCCTGTTCCTCGGCGGCGCCGTGGGCTTCTTCGCCTACGAAGCCCGGCACTACTTCGAATCGCTCCCACGTCATCCGCGCGACGACCTGAAGCTGCCCGACATCGCCTTGTCCTTCGTGGACACCTTCCTCGCGGTGGACCACCTCGAAGGGCACCTGCTCGCCATCGCCACGGGAGCGGACTGGGCGATGTGTCAGCAGCGCCTGGATGCGCTCGAAGCCCACGTGCGCCAGGCCATCGCGACGCCACTTCCCGCGCCGCCCGACCCGGGCACGCCCCTCGCCGAAGCGCGCTCCAACTTCACCCAGCCGGACTACCTGGACGCGGTGGAGCGGGTGCGCGAGTACATCCGCGCGGGGGACACGTATCAGGTCAATCTCTCGCAGCGGCTGGAGGTGGACTTCCCTGGCGAGTCCCTGGCGCTCTACGAGACGCTGTCCGCCACGAACCCCGTCCACTTCGCCAGCTACCTCGAAGGGGACGGCTTCCAGGTCGTGAGTGCCTCCCCGGAGCGGCTCGTCCGAGTAGAGCAAGGGCGCGCCATCACCCGCCCCATCGCGGGGACGCGTCGCAGGGGGACCGCCGAGGAGGAGGCCCGCTTCGTCCACGAACTGCGCACCAGCGAGAAGGAGCGCGCCGAGCACGCGATGCTCGTCGACCTGGAGCGCAATGACCTGGGACGCGTCTGTGCCTATGGCACCGTCGAGGTGGCGAAGCTGATGGAGATCGTCGAGTACGCCCACGTCCTGCACATCGAGTCGGAGGTGACAGGACAGCTCGCTCCAGGCGTCGAGCCCCTCGACGTCGTGGGGGCGCTGTTCCCCGGTGGGACCATCACGGGCGTGCCGAAGATTCGCACCATGCAGCTCATCACCGAGCTGGAGCCCCAGACGCGAGGGCTCTACACGGGCTCCCTCGGCTACCTGTCCTTCACGGGGGACCTGGACCTGAACATCGTCATCCGCACGCTGCTCGTGAAGGACGGGCGGGCCTATGCGCAGGTGGGCGGTGGCATCGTCCACGATTCGCAGGCGCGACAGGAATACAAAGAGACGCTCAACAAGGCACGCTCGCAATTGCTGGCGCTCTCCGCGAGCAGGGGGGCGCGATGA
- a CDS encoding RBBP9/YdeN family alpha/beta hydrolase has translation MSRSLVIVHRWDGRPNTDFYPWLSERLRQPPAAFDTVLTLDMPQPSAPTIDRWVSTLTQTLGPVPDASTVFLGHSVGCQAILRFLETLPEGYRVDGAVFVAGWFEVARRWDALRPWLDTPIDFARVRAAMGRCVVLLSDGDPFTPDWRRNRQLWEEHLGAEVRVIPGARHFNNPREPAVLEAVLSCFGNRREP, from the coding sequence ATGAGCCGCTCGCTCGTCATCGTTCATCGCTGGGATGGCCGCCCCAACACCGACTTCTACCCGTGGCTCTCCGAGCGGCTGCGACAACCGCCAGCGGCCTTCGACACTGTCCTCACGCTGGACATGCCCCAGCCCAGCGCGCCCACCATCGACAGGTGGGTCTCCACGCTCACGCAAACCCTCGGTCCCGTGCCGGACGCGTCCACCGTGTTCCTGGGCCACAGCGTGGGGTGTCAGGCCATCCTCCGTTTTCTCGAGACACTTCCAGAGGGGTACCGCGTGGACGGCGCGGTGTTCGTCGCGGGCTGGTTCGAGGTCGCCAGACGCTGGGACGCGCTGCGCCCCTGGTTGGACACGCCCATCGACTTCGCTCGCGTCCGCGCCGCAATGGGCCGCTGTGTCGTCCTGCTCTCGGACGGAGACCCGTTCACCCCCGACTGGCGACGCAACCGCCAGCTCTGGGAGGAGCACCTGGGCGCCGAGGTCCGAGTCATCCCCGGTGCTCGCCACTTCAACAACCCACGCGAGCCCGCGGTCCTCGAGGCCGTCCTGTCCTGCTTCGGCAACCGTCGCGAACCGTGA
- a CDS encoding pseudouridine synthase, with protein sequence MARRSKTPRWLEAARRRGTEVVPEGGRADWLARALGRAGVMPRASAEDAIRAGRVEVDGRVEVEPFAPVGPQSVVRVDGRECSLDARVWVLMFHKPAGPVVHGSDPEGVGTVFERLRAVLPESLQGYEWYAVGRLDRDTTGLLLFTNDERFVRHGTAPETHLPKRYVARVEGRPGEVALQRLREGLALEDGPTRPAEARLREVDVVELTLTEGRHHQVKRMLAAVGHPVVTLHREAVGRVVLDVPEGVFRALRDEEVSAGLGFALKQGA encoded by the coding sequence ATGGCGCGGAGGAGCAAGACGCCCCGGTGGCTGGAAGCGGCGCGGCGGCGGGGCACCGAAGTCGTGCCCGAGGGAGGCCGGGCGGACTGGCTGGCGCGGGCCTTGGGGCGGGCGGGGGTGATGCCCCGAGCCTCCGCCGAGGACGCCATCCGGGCGGGGCGGGTGGAGGTGGATGGCCGGGTGGAGGTGGAGCCCTTCGCGCCGGTGGGACCCCAGAGCGTGGTGCGAGTGGATGGGCGGGAGTGCTCGCTGGACGCACGGGTGTGGGTGTTGATGTTCCACAAGCCCGCGGGGCCGGTGGTGCACGGCTCGGACCCGGAGGGCGTGGGCACGGTGTTCGAGCGGCTGCGCGCGGTGCTGCCGGAGTCACTCCAGGGTTACGAGTGGTACGCGGTGGGCCGGCTGGACCGGGACACCACGGGGTTGCTGTTGTTCACCAATGACGAGCGGTTCGTTCGTCACGGCACGGCTCCGGAGACGCACCTGCCCAAGCGCTACGTGGCGCGGGTGGAGGGGCGTCCGGGAGAGGTGGCGCTGCAGCGGCTCCGGGAGGGCCTGGCGCTGGAGGATGGGCCGACGCGTCCGGCGGAGGCTCGGCTGCGTGAGGTGGACGTGGTGGAGCTCACGCTGACGGAAGGGCGGCACCATCAGGTGAAGCGGATGCTCGCGGCGGTGGGGCATCCGGTGGTGACACTGCACCGAGAGGCGGTGGGGCGCGTGGTGCTGGATGTGCCCGAGGGGGTGTTTCGCGCGCTGCGTGACGAGGAGGTGTCGGCGGGGTTGGGGTTCGCCCTGAAGCAAGGCGCCTGA
- a CDS encoding aminotransferase class IV — translation MFSTVAVNGEVKRWEDVRLHDFAQGFFFGAGFFTTFRIDGGTPLFLSRHLARLSASVAAYSSTVRAPPPEVIREEAVRDTLRRCLDADTALGPRFTGVGKLAASDGKLLLTLRPPSPDAERLQREGRAVDSTEPGAYRHGESTPNHKGLSYFRQYTLMASMPLLANERGHVCELPTANLFALLDGQLVTPPLDAPCLPGIIRQVLLEAGHLDGLPVVEQALPLTRLAEARACVFTNSAVLVTGVTRLLGRALPDSLSVAERMRAHVLRMAAQEP, via the coding sequence ATGTTCTCCACGGTGGCGGTGAATGGCGAAGTGAAGCGCTGGGAGGACGTGCGACTGCACGACTTCGCCCAGGGCTTCTTCTTTGGTGCGGGGTTCTTCACCACGTTCCGCATCGACGGCGGGACACCGCTGTTCCTCTCGCGACATCTGGCCCGGCTCTCCGCGAGTGTCGCGGCCTACTCCTCCACGGTCCGAGCTCCGCCGCCCGAAGTGATTCGCGAGGAGGCCGTGCGAGACACGTTGCGCCGATGCCTGGATGCCGACACCGCGCTCGGCCCCCGCTTCACGGGGGTGGGCAAGCTGGCCGCGAGCGACGGAAAGCTCCTGCTCACCCTGCGACCTCCCTCGCCGGATGCGGAGCGACTCCAGCGAGAGGGCCGCGCGGTGGACTCGACGGAGCCAGGGGCGTATCGCCACGGTGAGTCCACGCCCAACCACAAGGGCCTGTCCTACTTCCGCCAGTACACCCTCATGGCGAGCATGCCCCTGCTGGCCAACGAGCGTGGCCACGTGTGCGAGCTTCCCACCGCGAACCTGTTCGCCCTCCTCGACGGCCAGCTCGTCACGCCGCCGCTCGATGCACCCTGCCTGCCCGGCATCATCCGCCAGGTGCTCCTGGAGGCGGGACATCTCGATGGCCTGCCCGTGGTGGAGCAAGCGCTGCCACTCACGCGGCTCGCGGAGGCGCGGGCCTGTGTCTTCACCAACTCCGCCGTGCTCGTCACGGGCGTCACGCGGCTGCTGGGGCGGGCCCTGCCTGACAGCCTCTCAGTGGCGGAGCGCATGCGAGCCCATGTGCTCCGCATGGCGGCGCAGGAACCATGA